A window of Deltaproteobacteria bacterium contains these coding sequences:
- a CDS encoding rubrerythrin family protein, producing MKSIKGTKTEKNLLAAFSGESQARNRYTYFASQAKKEGYEQISWLFTETADNEKEHAKRLFKFLEGGDVEVIAVFPAGVIGETAANLKAAAEGENHEHEVMYPEFAKTALEEGFPLVASVFRAIAVAEKQHEKRYLGLLENIEKGRIFKRDSSVKWRCRNCGYIHESPGAPSKCPACDHPQAHFELLEENW from the coding sequence ATGAAGAGCATAAAGGGTACGAAGACCGAAAAGAACCTGCTCGCGGCCTTCTCGGGGGAATCGCAGGCCCGTAACAGGTACACTTACTTCGCATCGCAGGCGAAGAAGGAAGGGTATGAGCAGATATCATGGCTCTTTACCGAGACCGCCGACAACGAAAAGGAGCACGCGAAGAGGCTTTTCAAGTTCCTTGAAGGCGGGGACGTGGAGGTCATTGCCGTCTTCCCGGCTGGCGTGATAGGCGAAACAGCGGCCAACCTCAAGGCGGCCGCAGAGGGCGAGAACCACGAGCATGAGGTAATGTACCCGGAGTTCGCCAAGACTGCCCTGGAAGAGGGCTTCCCTCTAGTAGCGTCGGTTTTCAGGGCCATAGCAGTCGCCGAGAAGCAGCACGAGAAGCGCTACCTGGGCCTTCTTGAAAATATCGAGAAAGGCCGCATCTTCAAGCGCGATTCATCCGTAAAGTGGAGGTGCCGGAACTGCGGCTACATACACGAATCCCCCGGCGCGCCGTCCAAGTGCCCCGCATGCGACCACCCGCAGGCGCACTTTGAGCTGCTGGAGGAGAACTGGTAA
- a CDS encoding Ni/Fe hydrogenase subunit alpha — translation MKRDLNIKVHEITRVEGHGNIVIDVKKGVIKELKLEIIESPRFFEMMLRGRRYDEAQHIMARICGICAVSHTSASLRAIEDAMDIRISSQASLLRKLAFDGEMLQSHILHIFFLVLPDLAGVGSIVPLLASHPEMAKTGLELKRLANEICETVGGRHIHPISLFPGGVVFTPKPADLKKLKRELEASFSGLEAALEFLANAKLPDFSLEREFISLKSKGEYAFYSGEPVSSLGNEIDPKCFTDEVKEYVVEHSSAKHARSSKGTYMVGALARINNNRRQLGPRAKDALKASGMKLPCHNPFMNNMAQLIECFHATEEAIGFIDELLELGPKPEPLAKPEGYGRGVGIVEAPRGTLYHEYEINRDGLIESSVCIIPTAQNLRSIEDDLRAFVPTVLDRPKAEITKGVETLVRAYDPCISCSAHIMDVSFLD, via the coding sequence ATGAAAAGAGATCTCAATATAAAGGTACACGAGATAACCAGGGTCGAGGGGCACGGCAACATCGTCATCGACGTGAAGAAGGGCGTCATAAAGGAGCTTAAGCTCGAGATAATCGAGTCGCCAAGGTTCTTCGAGATGATGCTCCGCGGAAGGCGCTATGACGAGGCCCAGCACATAATGGCCCGCATATGCGGCATCTGCGCCGTAAGCCACACCTCGGCCTCGCTTCGCGCCATAGAGGACGCCATGGACATAAGGATATCCAGTCAGGCATCCCTTTTAAGAAAGCTCGCCTTCGACGGCGAGATGCTCCAGAGCCACATACTCCACATATTCTTCCTCGTGCTTCCGGACCTCGCGGGGGTCGGCTCGATAGTGCCTCTCCTCGCTTCTCATCCGGAGATGGCGAAGACCGGGCTTGAGCTTAAGAGGCTCGCCAACGAGATATGCGAGACGGTCGGGGGCCGCCACATACACCCCATTTCCCTCTTCCCGGGCGGGGTCGTCTTCACGCCGAAGCCGGCGGACCTTAAGAAGCTCAAGAGGGAGCTTGAGGCCTCTTTCTCCGGCCTCGAGGCTGCGCTCGAATTCCTGGCGAACGCGAAACTCCCGGATTTTTCACTCGAGCGGGAATTCATTTCTCTTAAATCAAAAGGCGAGTACGCCTTCTACTCCGGTGAGCCTGTTTCAAGCCTCGGCAACGAGATAGACCCCAAATGTTTCACCGACGAGGTAAAAGAGTACGTTGTCGAGCACTCGAGCGCAAAGCACGCGCGCTCGTCCAAAGGCACTTACATGGTCGGGGCCCTTGCGAGAATCAATAACAATCGTCGCCAGCTAGGCCCAAGGGCCAAAGACGCGCTCAAGGCCTCGGGCATGAAGCTCCCCTGCCACAACCCCTTCATGAACAACATGGCGCAGCTTATCGAGTGCTTCCATGCAACCGAAGAGGCCATAGGCTTCATAGACGAGCTTCTGGAGCTCGGGCCGAAACCGGAGCCGCTCGCAAAGCCTGAGGGATACGGCAGGGGCGTCGGCATCGTCGAGGCGCCCAGGGGCACGCTCTACCACGAGTACGAGATAAACAGGGACGGCCTGATCGAGAGCTCGGTCTGCATAATCCCCACCGCGCAGAACCTGCGCTCCATTGAGGACGACCTCCGTGCCTTTGTGCCTACAGTGCTTGACAGGCCCAAGGCAGAGATAACCAAAGGCGTAGAGACCCTGGTCAGGGCTTACGACCCGTGCATATCCTGCTCTGCCCATATAATGGACGTAAGTTTCCTGGACTAA
- a CDS encoding DegT/DnrJ/EryC1/StrS family aminotransferase, translating into MKVQLLDLAAQYRKIRKEVLREVKAVCDSQHYVLGKHVSGLESEIAAYCGAKFAVGVASGTEALLLALMAAGVKAGDLVATTPFTFFATAGSIARLGAIPVFVDIDPETYNIDTGKFEALLKKRGKGIKAVIPVHLYGQCADMDPIMKAARKHGVAVIEDAAQSIGAEYKGKRAGSIGHMGCLSFYPTKNLGCFGDGGMVTTNDAKLAERLKMLRVHGSRVRYYHDEVGLNSRLDEIQAAVLRVKLKYLDSWAGGRAKNAERYDRLFGRAAIKGVLSTPFIQEGNRSVYNQYVIRVKKRDELRVHLSAAGIGSEIYYPLPLHLQKCFKGLGYKRGDFPVSEAAAKEVLALPIYPELTLPQQKNVVAAIAGFYGQGNRK; encoded by the coding sequence GTGAAAGTTCAGTTGTTGGATCTGGCCGCGCAGTACCGTAAGATAAGAAAAGAGGTGCTCCGGGAAGTAAAGGCAGTCTGCGACTCTCAGCATTACGTGCTCGGGAAGCATGTCTCGGGGCTTGAATCGGAAATAGCCGCGTACTGCGGCGCGAAGTTCGCGGTGGGCGTGGCCTCCGGGACAGAGGCGTTGCTCCTGGCCCTCATGGCCGCCGGAGTAAAGGCGGGCGACCTGGTCGCCACGACCCCTTTCACGTTCTTCGCGACAGCCGGGTCGATAGCGAGGCTCGGGGCAATCCCGGTCTTTGTGGACATAGACCCGGAGACCTACAATATAGACACCGGGAAGTTCGAGGCGCTCCTTAAAAAGCGCGGGAAGGGCATAAAGGCCGTTATACCGGTCCATCTCTATGGGCAGTGCGCGGACATGGACCCGATAATGAAGGCCGCCCGGAAGCACGGGGTGGCTGTCATAGAGGACGCGGCGCAGTCCATAGGCGCGGAATACAAGGGAAAGAGGGCGGGCTCAATAGGCCACATGGGATGCCTCTCCTTCTACCCCACGAAGAACCTCGGGTGCTTCGGCGACGGCGGCATGGTCACGACGAACGACGCGAAGCTCGCCGAGAGGCTTAAGATGCTACGAGTCCACGGGAGCCGCGTCCGGTACTACCACGACGAAGTCGGCCTCAATAGCAGGCTCGACGAGATACAGGCGGCGGTCCTCCGGGTGAAACTCAAGTACCTCGATTCATGGGCCGGGGGAAGGGCGAAAAACGCTGAACGCTATGACAGGCTTTTCGGAAGAGCGGCGATAAAGGGCGTATTGAGCACGCCGTTTATCCAGGAAGGCAACCGCTCGGTCTACAACCAGTACGTCATAAGGGTCAAGAAAAGAGACGAGCTCAGGGTCCATCTTTCCGCCGCAGGCATAGGGAGCGAGATATACTATCCGCTTCCGCTCCATCTCCAGAAGTGCTTCAAGGGGCTCGGATACAAGAGAGGCGACTTCCCAGTATCCGAGGCGGCGGCAAAAGAGGTGCTTGCGCTCCCCATATATCCCGAGCTTACGCTGCCTCAGCAGAAGAATGTAGTAGCCGCGATAGCGGGGTTTTACGGCCAGGGGAATCGTAAATAA
- a CDS encoding NADH:ubiquinone oxidoreductase → MESQEKPSVAFFSFTCCEGCQLMVLSCEKELPDILKHIKIVNFREAMTEKSDDYDIAFVEGSISRRDEIRKIKKIRKQAKVVVALGACSSTGGLNCLKNRYPMEEVKEAVYGKKAAESYKLIDTIPARPIDEVVPVDYYLHGCPISKKEFLSFLTALLMGKKPDIVNHPVCVDCKMAGNICVFEKGGHCLGPVSRGGCDSICVTYGTWCWGCRGPVDNPNTDSHRETLERYGLTAEAVAKKFALYGECGSGRKC, encoded by the coding sequence ATGGAATCACAGGAAAAACCCAGTGTCGCATTCTTCTCGTTCACTTGCTGTGAGGGCTGCCAGCTCATGGTCCTGAGCTGCGAAAAGGAGCTGCCGGATATCCTTAAGCACATAAAGATAGTCAACTTCAGGGAGGCCATGACCGAGAAGTCCGACGATTACGACATCGCCTTTGTCGAGGGCTCCATAAGCAGGCGCGACGAGATAAGGAAAATAAAAAAGATAAGGAAGCAGGCCAAGGTGGTCGTGGCGCTCGGAGCCTGCTCGTCCACAGGCGGGCTCAACTGCCTCAAGAACCGCTATCCAATGGAGGAGGTGAAGGAAGCTGTCTACGGCAAGAAGGCGGCTGAGAGCTATAAGCTAATCGACACCATCCCCGCAAGGCCCATAGACGAAGTCGTGCCGGTAGACTACTACCTCCACGGCTGCCCCATTTCGAAGAAAGAGTTTCTCTCCTTTCTTACGGCCCTCCTCATGGGCAAGAAGCCCGACATCGTAAACCACCCAGTATGCGTGGACTGCAAGATGGCCGGGAATATCTGCGTCTTCGAGAAGGGCGGCCACTGCCTGGGCCCGGTCTCAAGGGGCGGCTGCGACTCCATATGCGTAACCTACGGCACATGGTGCTGGGGATGCAGGGGGCCGGTCGACAACCCCAATACGGATTCGCACAGGGAGACGCTCGAAAGGTACGGGCTTACGGCCGAAGCGGTCGCGAAGAAGTTCGCGCTCTACGGCGAGTGCGGGTCAGGTCGAAAGTGCTGA
- a CDS encoding Hsp20/alpha crystallin family protein — protein MADLRKWEPLRELANIQKDMDDLFTRFFGGFTPRGLFRREFRGEWYPLVDSYMKDNTFVVRADIPGVDPKDVDISVTGNVLTIKGERKAEVEEKKEGYLFHETTFGSFERSITLPEGVETAKIHAGYRNGVIEITMPAKAEALPRKVKIEVEEGKKAA, from the coding sequence ATGGCAGATCTGAGGAAATGGGAGCCCTTAAGGGAGCTTGCGAACATCCAGAAGGACATGGACGACCTCTTCACTAGGTTCTTCGGCGGGTTTACGCCCAGGGGCCTTTTCAGGAGGGAATTCAGGGGCGAATGGTATCCCCTCGTTGACAGCTACATGAAGGACAACACGTTTGTAGTCCGCGCCGATATCCCCGGAGTGGACCCCAAGGATGTCGACATCTCGGTCACCGGCAACGTCCTTACGATCAAGGGCGAGAGGAAGGCCGAAGTTGAGGAGAAGAAAGAGGGCTACCTCTTCCATGAGACCACGTTCGGCTCCTTCGAGAGGTCGATCACGCTTCCCGAAGGCGTAGAGACCGCGAAGATCCACGCTGGCTACAGGAACGGCGTCATCGAGATAACGATGCCCGCGAAGGCAGAGGCCCTTCCGAGAAAGGTCAAGATAGAGGTCGAGGAAGGCAAGAAAGCCGCTTAA
- a CDS encoding cytochrome b/b6 domain-containing protein, producing MRFRQVAVWPRGLRVIHWINAFSVLILIPLGAFLFFAEYLGLSDRAFGSVLSVHATIGAFFTFGVVARAVFLFSGPPAARWKDVLPHTREQFALFSATLKYYLSGFKGKAPLYLTHNPVAGAWDTLLFIVFLSQATTGLSMFFFHSAEHEHNHNHAALEGAAAWPPEWFEGLHVAGAVFIVIFVLAHFTALAWHDIFERRGLVSSMISGRKFYSEDEIQELKARLDRKGLKPEGNEGQEKR from the coding sequence ATGAGGTTTCGCCAGGTCGCCGTCTGGCCCAGGGGACTGAGGGTCATTCACTGGATAAACGCCTTTTCGGTGCTTATCCTCATACCGCTCGGCGCGTTCCTCTTTTTTGCCGAATACCTGGGCCTTTCTGACCGGGCCTTCGGCTCGGTGCTGAGCGTCCATGCGACAATAGGGGCGTTTTTTACATTCGGAGTCGTGGCAAGGGCAGTTTTCCTCTTCAGCGGCCCCCCTGCCGCGAGATGGAAGGATGTCCTCCCGCATACGAGAGAGCAGTTCGCGCTCTTTTCGGCCACCCTCAAATACTATCTCTCCGGTTTCAAGGGCAAGGCACCGCTTTATCTTACGCACAACCCGGTAGCCGGGGCATGGGATACTTTGCTCTTCATAGTCTTTCTTTCTCAGGCCACGACAGGCCTTTCCATGTTCTTTTTCCATTCCGCGGAGCACGAGCACAACCACAATCATGCCGCCCTCGAAGGCGCTGCCGCATGGCCCCCTGAATGGTTCGAGGGGCTTCACGTTGCCGGTGCCGTATTCATAGTGATCTTCGTCCTGGCCCACTTCACCGCGCTCGCCTGGCACGATATCTTCGAGAGAAGGGGCCTCGTATCGAGCATGATAAGCGGGAGGAAGTTCTATTCCGAGGACGAGATACAGGAGCTTAAGGCGCGCCTCGACCGGAAGGGGCTGAAGCCGGAAGGAAATGAGGGCCAGGAAAAGAGATAA
- a CDS encoding DUF488 family protein, protein MRKKISVKTKSVYDKEDETDGLRVLVTRYWPRGVKRERADLWIRGLGPSTELIKDWKKGALEWDEFRKRFEKEFRDEGKQKLLDELEKAVIESGEKKATLLCTCREEAVCHRIILKEMIEEGGA, encoded by the coding sequence TTGAGGAAGAAGATTTCAGTGAAGACCAAAAGCGTATACGATAAGGAGGACGAAACAGACGGCCTCAGGGTGCTGGTCACGAGATACTGGCCGAGGGGCGTTAAAAGAGAAAGGGCCGACCTCTGGATAAGAGGGCTCGGGCCTTCAACGGAACTCATAAAGGACTGGAAAAAGGGCGCGCTCGAATGGGACGAGTTCAGGAAAAGATTCGAAAAGGAGTTCAGGGACGAGGGTAAACAGAAGCTCCTGGATGAGCTTGAGAAAGCCGTCATTGAGAGCGGAGAGAAAAAGGCCACCCTTCTTTGCACGTGCAGGGAGGAGGCGGTCTGCCACAGGATCATACTGAAGGAGATGATCGAGGAGGGCGGAGCCTGA
- a CDS encoding AEC family transporter produces MEIVKVLSIVFPVFSIIGLGYLFASFRKISLEPIIDVLLYLTIPALVVSSLSHKKLVIADLAVVSLSALVVVLGTGVLAFLYLKAIKREDLRGFYLPAMFMNSGNMSFPLALLAFGPEGLSVAILYYIAISILVYSLGIYIAKGKGGLSEMFRLPLIYSAVLAIALNVAEVRMPEPLLTTFDMLGAATIPIMQVALGYRLYSARLAYPGISLAGTAIRIGGGVAVAWGVVSLFGIEGLNQQIILLSSGMPAAVINFVVSHRYQVNSDLVASTVALSTLVSVFTTPVLLLWIM; encoded by the coding sequence ATGGAAATAGTGAAGGTCCTCTCAATAGTATTCCCGGTCTTCAGCATCATAGGCCTGGGATACCTTTTCGCGAGCTTCAGGAAGATAAGCCTCGAGCCCATAATAGACGTCCTTTTGTACCTGACCATCCCGGCCCTGGTCGTATCCTCTCTTTCGCATAAGAAACTCGTCATTGCCGACCTTGCGGTCGTCTCGCTCTCTGCGCTCGTCGTGGTTTTGGGCACTGGCGTGCTCGCGTTCCTGTACCTGAAGGCCATAAAGAGAGAGGACCTCCGGGGCTTTTACCTCCCTGCCATGTTCATGAACTCGGGGAACATGTCCTTCCCGCTCGCGCTCCTGGCCTTCGGGCCCGAGGGGCTTTCGGTGGCCATACTCTACTACATAGCCATCAGCATACTCGTCTATTCTCTGGGAATATATATTGCAAAGGGCAAGGGCGGGCTCTCGGAAATGTTCAGGCTCCCGCTAATCTACTCGGCGGTCCTGGCCATAGCCCTTAATGTCGCGGAAGTGAGAATGCCCGAGCCGCTCTTAACTACCTTCGACATGCTCGGCGCGGCGACCATACCCATAATGCAGGTGGCCCTCGGATACCGGCTCTACTCGGCCAGGCTCGCCTATCCCGGGATATCGCTTGCCGGGACGGCGATAAGGATAGGAGGCGGGGTTGCCGTGGCGTGGGGTGTCGTAAGCCTATTCGGCATAGAGGGGCTTAATCAGCAGATCATACTCCTGTCATCCGGGATGCCGGCCGCTGTCATAAACTTCGTAGTAAGCCACAGGTACCAGGTGAATAGCGACCTAGTGGCGTCCACAGTCGCCCTTTCGACCCTCGTTAGTGTCTTTACGACGCCGGTTCTGCTCCTCTGGATAATGTAG
- the nusB gene encoding transcription antitermination factor NusB — protein MSVRRKARETALQILYKTDISEGRAGEDLLEFDSLVAGTEARRYCETLVSGIAAKRDEIDYVIEKHSENWTVERMAVVDRNILRIAVYELMYSEDVPYKVAIDEAVELAKLYGTEESGAFINGIVDKVRKSLGKKPPGA, from the coding sequence GAGCGTAAGGCGAAAGGCGCGGGAGACCGCCCTTCAGATACTCTATAAGACCGACATCTCGGAGGGCAGGGCCGGAGAGGACCTGCTTGAGTTTGACTCCCTTGTCGCGGGCACCGAGGCAAGGCGGTACTGCGAAACCCTCGTAAGCGGCATAGCCGCGAAACGGGACGAGATCGACTACGTAATCGAAAAGCATTCCGAAAACTGGACCGTCGAGCGCATGGCCGTTGTGGACAGGAATATCCTCCGGATCGCGGTCTACGAGCTCATGTACTCCGAAGACGTGCCTTATAAGGTCGCCATAGACGAGGCGGTCGAGCTCGCTAAACTCTACGGCACCGAGGAGTCAGGGGCCTTCATAAACGGCATAGTAGACAAGGTACGGAAAAGCCTGGGGAAAAAGCCGCCCGGAGCTTAA
- a CDS encoding YdcF family protein, giving the protein MKRVKKSAKILFLLSAAFLLATMFTPIPNMLARPLIVNGPVLNEAGLIAVLGGGAYPNGALGSASNERLIKGVLLYKRGHAKKIVFTGGMVHGAFGKLGNTVLGARPAEPLPEASIMGAIAREFGIPTEDMAVDQGSLNTYENLRFVKAYMEDNGLKTVMIVTSPTHMRRASLVAQKLGLIYISAPVEDNTPYRTSAIDRLALTREVMWEYLGIALYRMYGYV; this is encoded by the coding sequence GTGAAAAGGGTAAAAAAGTCAGCCAAGATACTGTTTCTCCTTTCTGCCGCCTTCCTCCTTGCGACCATGTTCACACCCATCCCTAACATGCTTGCAAGGCCGCTCATCGTAAACGGGCCCGTACTCAATGAGGCCGGCCTTATAGCCGTCCTTGGCGGAGGCGCTTACCCGAACGGCGCCCTTGGATCGGCATCCAATGAAAGGCTCATAAAAGGGGTCCTCCTCTATAAGCGTGGCCATGCCAAAAAGATAGTCTTTACAGGCGGCATGGTGCATGGCGCTTTTGGGAAGCTAGGGAATACCGTCCTCGGCGCGCGCCCGGCAGAGCCCCTGCCCGAGGCCTCCATCATGGGCGCGATAGCCCGCGAATTCGGCATACCGACTGAAGACATGGCAGTCGATCAGGGCTCGTTAAACACCTACGAGAACCTGAGGTTCGTAAAGGCCTACATGGAGGATAACGGGCTCAAGACGGTCATGATAGTCACCTCGCCGACGCACATGAGGAGGGCTTCACTCGTCGCTCAAAAGCTCGGGCTTATCTATATCTCCGCTCCGGTCGAGGACAATACACCTTATCGCACCTCTGCGATAGACAGGCTGGCCCTCACGCGCGAGGTCATGTGGGAGTATCTGGGGATAGCGCTATACAGGATGTATGGATACGTTTGA
- a CDS encoding SDR family oxidoreductase has product MKRILVTGGAGFIGSHLCERLLRDGNEVICLDNFFTGRKENISHLLDNPGFEVIRHDVIEPVLLEVDQIYNLACPASPVHYQYNPVKTIKTNIMGALNMLGLAKRVRARILQASTSEVYGDPKVHPQPESYWGNANPIGFRACYDEGKRCAESLMFAYHRQNGVDIRVVRIFNTYGPRMLENDGRVVSNFIVQALRGMDMTVYGDGSQTRSFCYVDDLVDGLIKMMENDGVIGPVNLGNPGEFTVLELANMVKKLTSSSSTIVYKELPPDDPVQRRPDITLAKESLGWRPLVGLEDGLLKSIEYFRSRISPASGLSAL; this is encoded by the coding sequence TTGAAAAGGATACTCGTTACCGGCGGCGCCGGGTTCATAGGCTCGCACCTCTGCGAGAGGCTCCTCAGGGACGGAAACGAGGTCATCTGCCTTGATAACTTCTTCACGGGCAGGAAGGAGAACATCTCGCACCTCCTTGACAATCCCGGTTTCGAGGTCATCCGCCACGACGTCATCGAGCCCGTTCTCCTTGAGGTAGACCAGATATATAACCTCGCCTGCCCGGCCTCGCCGGTCCACTACCAGTACAACCCCGTAAAGACGATAAAGACCAATATAATGGGTGCGCTCAATATGCTGGGACTAGCCAAGAGGGTGAGGGCAAGGATACTCCAGGCCTCGACCTCCGAGGTCTACGGCGACCCCAAGGTGCACCCCCAGCCCGAGAGCTACTGGGGGAACGCGAACCCCATAGGTTTCCGGGCCTGCTACGACGAGGGCAAGAGGTGCGCCGAATCGCTCATGTTCGCCTACCACAGGCAGAACGGCGTGGACATACGCGTCGTCAGGATATTCAACACGTACGGCCCCAGGATGCTGGAGAACGACGGCAGGGTGGTAAGCAACTTCATCGTACAGGCCCTCCGGGGCATGGACATGACAGTCTACGGCGACGGCTCGCAGACGCGCTCATTCTGCTATGTTGACGACCTGGTGGACGGGCTCATAAAGATGATGGAGAATGACGGCGTTATAGGGCCTGTGAACCTCGGAAACCCCGGTGAGTTCACCGTGCTTGAGCTCGCCAACATGGTAAAGAAGCTTACTTCGAGCAGCTCGACTATAGTCTACAAGGAGCTTCCGCCCGATGATCCGGTCCAGAGGAGGCCCGACATTACGCTCGCAAAGGAGTCTCTCGGCTGGCGGCCGCTCGTGGGCCTCGAAGACGGCCTCCTGAAATCAATCGAATATTTCAGGTCAAGGATAAGCCCCGCATCAGGACTCTCCGCGTTATAG
- a CDS encoding mechanosensitive ion channel family protein → MSLSRINGGAFVLDSLLHETFFGNTVLTYIVVAGAILLGLVIVKIGTAVTRKALHNIVSRTDSRLDDFLINVLHRNITPLLYYGVFYIATRSLALPAAVSRSLEVLGIILLTFLSIRLIGSVIVHAFEAFWLKDLDPEKQRSFKGIIPALKVVVWGIGIVFLLDNLGFEISAVIAGLGIGGIAVALAAQSVLGDLFSYFSILMDRPFETGDFIVLGPDHLGTVEHIGIKTTRIRSLSGEQIILSNSDLTNSRIRNFKRMERRRILFKIGVTYQTPPEKLKAIPGVIRDIVNGTDCAVFDRSHFSSYGDFSLNFETVYFVQSSDFNKYMDIHQAINLSIYEKFQEMGIEFAYPTQTLYIEKSNPPAQPAFS, encoded by the coding sequence TTGAGCCTTTCAAGAATAAACGGGGGTGCTTTTGTGCTCGACAGCCTTCTTCATGAGACATTTTTCGGAAACACCGTCCTCACTTACATCGTCGTGGCGGGCGCAATCCTCCTCGGCCTCGTTATCGTAAAGATAGGAACCGCCGTTACAAGGAAGGCCCTTCACAACATCGTTTCGAGGACGGATTCCAGGCTCGACGACTTTCTGATAAATGTGCTCCACAGGAATATCACTCCGCTCCTCTATTACGGCGTATTCTATATCGCCACCCGGAGCCTTGCGCTCCCTGCCGCAGTTTCCAGATCGCTTGAAGTACTAGGCATTATACTCCTCACCTTCCTGAGTATCCGCCTTATAGGCTCGGTCATCGTCCACGCGTTTGAGGCCTTCTGGCTTAAAGACCTCGACCCTGAAAAACAGCGAAGCTTCAAAGGGATAATACCGGCGCTTAAGGTCGTCGTATGGGGCATCGGCATCGTCTTTCTCCTCGACAACCTCGGTTTCGAAATCTCGGCCGTCATAGCCGGACTCGGCATCGGAGGCATAGCCGTGGCCCTGGCCGCGCAGTCGGTCCTCGGAGACCTCTTCAGCTATTTCTCCATACTCATGGACCGCCCCTTCGAGACCGGCGACTTCATCGTGCTCGGACCGGACCACCTCGGCACCGTCGAGCACATAGGGATAAAGACGACGCGGATAAGAAGCCTGAGCGGCGAGCAGATAATACTCTCGAACTCGGACCTCACCAACTCGCGCATAAGGAACTTCAAGAGGATGGAAAGGAGGAGGATCCTTTTCAAGATCGGGGTCACGTACCAGACCCCGCCGGAGAAGCTCAAGGCCATACCCGGGGTCATAAGGGATATCGTCAACGGCACCGATTGCGCCGTCTTCGACAGGTCGCATTTTTCGAGCTACGGGGACTTCAGCCTGAACTTCGAGACCGTATACTTCGTTCAATCGAGCGACTTCAACAAATATATGGATATACATCAGGCCATTAACCTGTCAATATACGAAAAGTTTCAGGAGATGGGCATTGAGTTCGCGTACCCGACCCAGACCCTGTACATCGAAAAATCTAATCCCCCGGCGCAGCCGGCGTTCAGTTGA